One region of Triticum aestivum cultivar Chinese Spring chromosome 6B, IWGSC CS RefSeq v2.1, whole genome shotgun sequence genomic DNA includes:
- the LOC123135562 gene encoding histone H2A.1-like has translation MAGRKGGDRKKAVTRSVKAGLQFPVGRIGRYLKKGRYAQRVGSGAPVYLAAVLEYLAAEVLELAGNAAKDNKKTRIIPRHLLLAVRNDQELGRLLAGVTIAHGGVIPNINSVLLPKKSPAAAEKEAKSPKKKSTTKSPKKKVAAKE, from the exons ATGGCCGGCAGGAAGGGCGGCGACAGGAAGAAGGCGGTGACCCGCTCCGTGAAGGCCGGGCTCCAGTTCCCCGTCGGCCGCATCGGGCGCTACCTCAAGAAGGGCCGCTACGCCCAGCGCGTCGGCTCCGGCGCCCCCGTCTACCTCGCCGCCGTCCTCGAGTACCTCGCCGCCGAG GTGCTGGAGCTCGCCGGCAACGCGGCCAAGGATAACAAGAAGACCCGCATCATCCCGCGCCACCTGCTGCTCGCCGTCCGCAACGACCAGGAGCTCGGCAGGCTGCTCGCCGGCGTGACCATCGCCCACGGCGGCGTGATCCCCAACATCAACTCcgtgctgctccccaagaagtcccccgccgccgccgagaaggaggccaagtcGCCCAAGAAGAAGAGCACCACCAAGTCCCCAAAGAAGAAGGTCGCCGCCAAGGAGTAG